One Fibrobacter sp. UWR4 DNA window includes the following coding sequences:
- a CDS encoding site-specific DNA-methyltransferase, translated as MPSLHWLGKDAVLNHHLDVPYKTLELKDSFNCEKGSSENKIIHGDNLEALKALMPEYEGKIKCIYIDPPYNTGESPEKGGWIYYDDVNSPKIRKWFGKVVGKEFEDFSRHDKWLCMMYPRLKLLRKLLCEDGAIFISIDDNEVANLKLICDEIFGAGNFVGEWHWFKSATPPNLSHKIKKNLEYILAYEKRKNNVIYRGIKKESKSDDPIIKPQNSMKILTFAPGTIYFKDTPDGIISAGIYGTEKYPNKLLNDAIVENGVNKNEISFENRFTWLQEKLEEELRAGTRVSCSKQLVISYKKQDYAPEVPPNLIDASVGVDTTEEAGKQLDQIFGKDKVFNYPKSPSLVEYILNFLCDKSSIILDSFAGSGTTAHAVLNLNKQDGGNRKFILVEMEDYADSITAERVRRVIKGYTTTKEHKTSLYAKKLSLANLSKVDLFVNEMNDKEIKEEKNWLFINMCGWLRHPFLLTFA; from the coding sequence TTGCCCTCCTTACACTGGCTCGGAAAAGATGCTGTTCTGAATCATCACCTGGATGTTCCATACAAGACCCTGGAACTGAAGGATTCCTTCAACTGCGAAAAAGGCTCTTCTGAAAACAAGATCATTCATGGCGACAACCTTGAAGCCCTCAAAGCCTTGATGCCGGAATACGAAGGCAAGATAAAATGCATCTACATCGATCCACCCTATAACACCGGAGAATCCCCCGAAAAAGGTGGTTGGATTTATTATGACGATGTCAATAGTCCAAAAATACGAAAATGGTTCGGCAAAGTTGTTGGAAAAGAATTTGAGGATTTTTCGCGTCATGATAAATGGCTTTGTATGATGTACCCACGTCTAAAGCTACTACGTAAACTACTTTGCGAGGATGGTGCAATATTCATCAGCATAGATGACAATGAAGTTGCTAATCTAAAACTGATATGTGACGAAATCTTTGGTGCAGGGAATTTTGTTGGTGAATGGCATTGGTTTAAATCGGCAACGCCTCCAAACTTATCTCATAAGATAAAAAAGAACCTTGAATACATTCTTGCCTATGAAAAAAGAAAGAACAATGTTATTTACCGCGGCATAAAAAAAGAAAGTAAAAGCGACGATCCGATAATAAAGCCACAGAACTCAATGAAGATTCTTACCTTCGCACCAGGAACCATCTATTTCAAAGACACTCCTGACGGTATTATTTCTGCAGGCATTTATGGAACAGAAAAATATCCAAATAAACTCCTAAACGATGCTATAGTAGAAAACGGTGTCAATAAAAATGAAATATCATTTGAAAATAGATTTACTTGGCTGCAAGAAAAACTAGAAGAAGAACTTCGTGCAGGAACTAGGGTTAGTTGTTCAAAGCAACTCGTTATTTCTTATAAAAAACAAGATTATGCTCCAGAGGTTCCTCCAAATCTAATAGACGCCTCTGTCGGAGTTGACACAACAGAAGAAGCCGGAAAGCAACTTGACCAAATTTTCGGTAAAGACAAGGTCTTTAATTATCCAAAATCTCCGTCATTGGTAGAATATATATTGAATTTTCTTTGCGACAAATCTTCAATTATCCTTGACAGTTTTGCTGGATCAGGAACAACGGCTCACGCAGTTTTAAACCTTAATAAACAAGATGGCGGAAATCGTAAGTTTATTCTTGTAGAAATGGAAGATTACGCGGATTCCATTACCGCAGAACGCGTGCGCAGAGTGATTAAAGGTTATACAACTACAAAAGAACACAAAACCTCATTGTACGCAAAAAAATTATCCCTAGCCAATCTTTCAAAGGTTGATCTTTTTGTTAACGAAATGAATGACAAGGAGATTAAAGAAGAAAAAAATTGGCTCTTCATCAACATGTGTGGGTGGCTTCGCCACCCTTTTTTGTTGACTTTCGCCTAA
- a CDS encoding AbrB/MazE/SpoVT family DNA-binding domain-containing protein: METAKVSSKGQVTIPIEIRKKLGLQEGSHVAFVEQGNLIVLVNSSMLALRQAQSEFSGMAMAADIKCEYDVTKMIKEERG, translated from the coding sequence ATGGAAACAGCAAAAGTATCTTCAAAAGGACAAGTAACCATTCCCATCGAAATCCGCAAAAAACTGGGTCTTCAAGAAGGCTCCCATGTGGCTTTTGTTGAGCAAGGCAACCTGATTGTTCTTGTGAATTCATCAATGCTGGCTCTGCGTCAAGCCCAGTCTGAATTTTCCGGCATGGCAATGGCCGCCGACATAAAGTGCGAATACGATGTCACAAAGATGATCAAGGAAGAACGGGGTTAG
- a CDS encoding putative toxin-antitoxin system toxin component, PIN family, whose product MLDTNVLLSALLFPGQKFDSLLENVFSFHELVISNFLLDELRKIVKKKFPTKIEALERFISAISFEFVIIPEKYEQVVSIRDPNDYPVLLSAFTGNVDVLVTGDKDFMDLNLPRPEILTPAAYIEKYVAK is encoded by the coding sequence ATGCTCGATACCAACGTCTTGCTTTCCGCGCTTTTATTCCCCGGGCAGAAATTTGACTCGCTTCTTGAAAATGTTTTCTCTTTTCATGAACTTGTGATTTCAAATTTTCTGCTTGATGAATTGCGTAAAATCGTCAAGAAAAAGTTTCCAACAAAGATCGAAGCCTTAGAAAGATTCATCTCGGCCATATCTTTTGAATTTGTGATCATTCCGGAAAAATACGAACAAGTTGTATCAATCCGAGATCCAAATGACTATCCGGTGCTTCTGAGCGCGTTTACAGGAAATGTTGATGTTCTTGTCACGGGCGACAAGGATTTTATGGACCTGAATCTTCCAAGGCCCGAGATTCTGACACCGGCGGCGTACATAGAAAAATATGTAGCAAAATAA
- a CDS encoding polysaccharide biosynthesis C-terminal domain-containing protein, whose protein sequence is MAENGSQENVQNSTQTSVQQDQKYLVKSAFYNLAGTVLKVLAPVLMIVVARVFDKALFGVFVSTQLWVLTMSRVSVLGLDKGLHRYLPQNLVQGRPRYEGVMASAKRTVLFAAIITVVILIAAQFGLQRLSSGLSMLGTAEISLFILSLVPWSLLHIFAGASEGNRHPQYKMFINDFAVSALAPMIALVIYFAGATDKLALPIGLLIANCLGVVAYYFIIRKQFPEMPWRTKEKLPPGLLSYSLPLGFSEVVTSFLLRMDLWMVLALIGPEAAGIYAVMVTISNGLKTIRQSYNPILTPVVAGMSADRIKTDLKPVFSYCVSMVTLIQLAIGFFIVLFPEQTMMIAGKSFITKENPVAVLGILMIGNLINGMFGLAGPVINGLGKSKFMLLMNAVSLVFAIGMNNLLIPRLGIAGAALSSMSYQILQCVWMNIYVRRMIGFFPYRLSLSIQGLWILCLVGLYVLLNHQTFAFAPSILMKAGIYSAAILVIVATFYFQGLAGQKAKLPKRKKKS, encoded by the coding sequence ATGGCAGAAAACGGCTCACAGGAAAATGTTCAGAACAGTACCCAGACTTCTGTCCAGCAGGACCAGAAATATCTGGTAAAGAGCGCTTTCTACAATTTGGCGGGAACGGTGCTGAAAGTCCTGGCGCCTGTCCTTATGATTGTGGTGGCCCGCGTTTTTGACAAGGCCCTGTTTGGTGTGTTCGTCAGTACCCAGCTTTGGGTGCTGACCATGAGTCGCGTTTCTGTTCTCGGGCTGGACAAGGGCTTGCACCGTTACCTGCCCCAGAACCTGGTGCAGGGCCGCCCTCGTTACGAGGGCGTCATGGCTTCCGCCAAGCGAACGGTGCTCTTTGCTGCCATCATTACGGTGGTGATTCTCATTGCGGCTCAGTTCGGGCTGCAACGGCTAAGCTCCGGCCTTTCCATGTTGGGGACTGCCGAGATTTCCCTGTTCATCTTGTCTCTAGTTCCCTGGTCACTGCTTCATATTTTTGCAGGAGCCAGCGAGGGAAATCGCCACCCGCAATACAAGATGTTCATCAACGATTTTGCGGTGTCCGCCCTGGCGCCTATGATCGCCCTGGTGATTTATTTTGCGGGGGCTACAGATAAACTAGCGCTTCCCATCGGCCTATTGATTGCAAACTGCCTGGGGGTTGTTGCCTACTATTTCATCATCAGGAAACAGTTCCCCGAAATGCCCTGGCGCACTAAGGAAAAACTTCCTCCGGGATTACTTTCCTACTCTCTCCCGCTGGGTTTTTCCGAAGTGGTCACCTCCTTCCTGTTGCGAATGGACTTGTGGATGGTGCTGGCTCTGATTGGCCCCGAGGCCGCCGGCATTTACGCCGTGATGGTAACCATTTCCAACGGCCTTAAGACCATTCGCCAGAGCTACAACCCCATTCTCACTCCCGTGGTAGCGGGCATGAGCGCTGACCGCATCAAGACGGACCTGAAGCCTGTCTTTAGCTATTGCGTTTCCATGGTGACGCTTATCCAGCTGGCCATTGGATTTTTCATCGTGCTGTTCCCGGAACAGACCATGATGATTGCGGGCAAGTCCTTTATTACCAAGGAAAATCCGGTGGCGGTTCTTGGTATCCTCATGATTGGGAACTTGATCAATGGCATGTTCGGGTTGGCAGGTCCCGTGATTAACGGTTTGGGCAAGAGCAAGTTCATGCTCCTGATGAACGCCGTCTCCCTGGTTTTTGCCATAGGGATGAACAACCTGCTGATTCCAAGACTCGGTATTGCAGGTGCCGCCCTTTCCAGCATGAGCTACCAGATTCTGCAGTGCGTCTGGATGAACATTTATGTCCGTCGCATGATTGGTTTCTTCCCTTACAGGTTGTCCCTTTCCATTCAGGGACTGTGGATTTTGTGCCTTGTTGGTCTATACGTTCTTTTGAATCACCAGACCTTTGCCTTTGCCCCTAGCATCCTTATGAAGGCTGGAATTTACAGTGCGGCAATTCTTGTCATCGTCGCCACTTTCTATTTCCAGGGCCTGGCGGGTCAAAAGGCCAAGCTCCCTAAGCGCAAGAAGAAAAGCTGA
- a CDS encoding glycosyltransferase, with the protein MCEACAGSASSEKLEKGEGVQTLNRLEGVRFVMWGFPEPTQTFIHREFQEMVRQGLRVQILAGAKRDMSVQPEDIQEIVKNDTIYLGNPVVWFLKGLLVGTFSGLPFWRVLCRMMKFKHKDFSHKLRAMAMTVAAASVAHKVKASGTRHLQAHFGSYQTELAMALAWMIKCTYGGTWHAVDIWKDANILPDKIRHSEVVFTCTKYNADHLVDVAGDVADKVRLSYHGLDFSRLPVPAEFAPLPCDGAAGVLPEVIAIGRLVPKKGFNFLIDAVAKLAREKFPVHLTIVGDGPLESALKNQVEDLNLEERVTFTGSLNNRSTLNCVNKAHLLAAPSIQDKDGNIDGIPNVTLEAMALARPVIGTRLSGIPEVVNDNTGALVDCADVDGLAEAMKRLLSDREGLIRRGKNAQEFVYGHFDVHKNIEIQLNKFAEILSAGKSR; encoded by the coding sequence ATGTGCGAAGCTTGTGCAGGTTCTGCTAGTTCCGAGAAGTTGGAAAAGGGCGAAGGCGTACAGACCCTGAATCGTCTCGAAGGGGTCCGCTTTGTCATGTGGGGTTTTCCGGAACCTACCCAGACCTTCATCCATCGTGAATTTCAGGAAATGGTCAGGCAGGGCCTTCGGGTCCAGATACTTGCGGGTGCCAAGCGAGACATGAGCGTCCAGCCTGAGGACATTCAGGAAATCGTGAAGAACGATACCATCTATCTGGGTAATCCCGTAGTGTGGTTCCTGAAGGGGCTGCTGGTTGGAACCTTTAGCGGTCTTCCTTTCTGGCGAGTACTCTGCCGCATGATGAAGTTCAAGCATAAGGACTTTAGCCACAAGCTGCGCGCCATGGCCATGACGGTTGCGGCGGCAAGCGTTGCCCACAAGGTAAAGGCTTCCGGCACCCGCCACTTGCAGGCCCATTTCGGCAGTTACCAGACGGAGCTTGCCATGGCTCTGGCCTGGATGATCAAGTGTACTTACGGTGGAACCTGGCACGCTGTTGATATCTGGAAGGATGCGAACATTCTCCCGGACAAGATCCGTCATTCCGAAGTGGTGTTTACCTGCACCAAGTACAATGCGGACCACCTGGTGGATGTTGCCGGCGACGTGGCGGACAAGGTTCGGCTTTCTTATCATGGTCTGGATTTTTCCCGCTTGCCCGTGCCCGCCGAATTTGCGCCCCTGCCTTGCGATGGCGCCGCCGGTGTGTTGCCCGAGGTGATTGCCATTGGGCGTCTTGTTCCCAAGAAGGGTTTTAATTTCCTCATTGATGCAGTAGCTAAACTTGCCCGGGAAAAATTCCCGGTGCATCTGACCATCGTTGGGGATGGCCCTCTGGAATCTGCCCTCAAGAATCAGGTGGAAGACTTGAACCTGGAGGAACGGGTCACCTTTACAGGTTCCCTCAATAATAGGTCGACCTTGAACTGCGTCAACAAGGCACACTTGCTTGCCGCTCCCTCCATCCAGGATAAGGACGGAAACATCGACGGCATTCCCAATGTGACCTTGGAAGCCATGGCTCTTGCCCGCCCTGTCATTGGCACCAGACTTTCCGGTATTCCCGAAGTGGTGAACGACAATACGGGCGCCCTGGTGGACTGTGCCGATGTGGATGGCCTTGCCGAAGCCATGAAGCGTTTGCTTTCCGATCGGGAAGGCTTGATTCGTCGGGGTAAGAACGCCCAGGAATTTGTGTACGGACATTTTGACGTCCACAAGAATATCGAAATCCAGCTGAACAAGTTTGCGGAAATTCTTTCCGCAGGAAAGTCGCGCTAA
- a CDS encoding RimK family alpha-L-glutamate ligase, whose translation MKIGILKSFNKDYKLYAEACEKLGVNYEVVDFTGKDWMKACEESGCDGFMARPPCDYLERKAMYDERLMFLNRQMGKPVYPGVDECLFYENKRSLVNWLDYYKLPHPKTVVLASRQEAMDFIKTAKYPFVSKRAIGSASSGVIIVKNKLQARLLVNQFFGWFVSGFTTGKTYWSWVKKKYLLPILGTEQKHYMICQDFCDVRWEHRIIRIGDTFLGYKKVVGKHGFASGSGLAAWGEPPHEVLEMVRNITDKFGFRSIAIDIFETGDGQYLINEMQALFGSVERSLLNIDGKDGCYRYENGEYKFEEGYYNVKRCYELRVMDFVNVLKAKGVQ comes from the coding sequence ATGAAGATTGGTATTTTAAAGAGCTTCAACAAGGATTACAAGCTTTATGCAGAAGCTTGTGAAAAGCTGGGCGTCAATTACGAGGTTGTGGATTTTACGGGCAAGGACTGGATGAAGGCCTGTGAAGAAAGTGGCTGCGATGGCTTTATGGCACGTCCCCCTTGCGACTATCTGGAACGCAAGGCCATGTATGACGAACGTCTCATGTTCCTGAATCGTCAGATGGGTAAGCCTGTCTACCCTGGTGTTGACGAATGCCTGTTCTACGAAAATAAGCGTTCCCTGGTAAACTGGCTGGATTATTACAAGCTTCCCCATCCCAAGACGGTGGTGTTGGCTAGCCGTCAGGAAGCCATGGACTTTATCAAGACCGCCAAGTATCCCTTCGTTTCCAAACGAGCCATTGGCTCTGCTTCCAGTGGCGTGATTATCGTGAAGAACAAGCTTCAGGCCCGTCTGCTGGTAAACCAGTTCTTTGGCTGGTTTGTTTCCGGCTTTACTACCGGCAAGACTTACTGGAGCTGGGTCAAGAAAAAATACCTGCTGCCCATTCTCGGTACAGAACAGAAGCATTACATGATCTGCCAGGATTTCTGCGACGTTCGTTGGGAACATCGTATCATTCGCATTGGCGATACTTTCCTGGGTTATAAGAAGGTGGTTGGTAAGCATGGATTTGCCAGCGGCTCCGGACTTGCCGCCTGGGGCGAGCCTCCTCACGAAGTTCTTGAAATGGTTCGTAACATTACCGACAAGTTTGGTTTCCGCTCCATCGCCATTGATATTTTTGAAACGGGTGATGGTCAGTACCTGATCAACGAAATGCAGGCTCTGTTCGGAAGTGTGGAGCGTTCCTTGCTGAATATTGATGGCAAGGACGGTTGCTACCGCTATGAAAATGGCGAATACAAGTTCGAGGAAGGCTACTATAACGTGAAGCGCTGCTACGAACTTCGCGTGATGGATTTCGTGAACGTGTTGAAGGCCAAGGGCGTCCAGTAA